CCCAGAGGCCGCGGAGGTCCGCTCGCTCATTGAGACGGATCCGGACGTGGCCAAGATCTACGAAACCGCCCGCGGCCTCGAGGGCGTGGTGCGCCAGGCAGGCGTGCACGCCTGCGCGGTGATCATGTCCCGGGTGCCGCTGATGGACCACATCCCGATGTGGAAGCGCCCGGCGGACGGCGCGCTGATCACCGGCTGGGATTACCCGGCGTGTGAGGCGATCGGCCTTCTGAAGATGGACTTCCTCGGCCTGCGTAACCTCACCGTCATCGGTGACGCGATGGCCAACATCGAGAAAAACCGGGGCGAGACGATCGACCTGGAAACCCTCGACATCGACGACCCTGCCGTCTACGAGTTGCTCTCGCGCGGCGACACCCTCGGCGTGTTCCAACTCGACTCCGTTGGCATGCAGGAGCTGCTCAAGCGCATGAAGCCGACCGGGTTTAACGATATCGTCGCCTCCCTCGCGCTGTATCGCCCGGGCCCGATGGGCGTCAGGGCGCACGAGGCGTACGCGGACCGAAAGAACGGCCGCAAGCCGATTACGCCGATTCACCCGGAGCTCGAGGAGCCGCTGAGGGAGATCCTCGACGAGACCTACGGCCTAATCGTCTACCAGGAGCAGATCATGAGGATCTCGCAGAAGGTGGCGAACTACACCGCCGGTGAAGCAGACGGCTTCCGCAAGGCCATGGGTAAGAAGAAGCCCGAGGTGCTGGCCAAGGAGTACACGAAGTTCTCCGAGGGCATGTTCTCCAACGGGTTCTCTAAGGACGCCGTCGACGCGCTGTGGGGCACGATTGAGCCGTTCGCCTCGTATGCGTTTAACAAGTCCCACGCCGCCGGTTACGCGCTTGTGTCCTACTGGACGGCCTACCTCAAGGCCAACTACACCGCCGAGTACATGGCCGCGCTATTGACCTCTGTCGGCGATAAGAAGGACAAGTCGGCGATCTACCTCGCGGATTGCCGCCACCTCGGGATTAGCGTGCTGCAGCCGGACATTAACGAGTCCGAAGAGAACTTCGTGGCTGTGGGCAGCGACATCCGCTACGGCCTCGCCGCGGTGCGCAACGTGGGCGTGGAAGTGGTGGAGTCGATCAAGGAAACCCGCCGCACGAAGGGGGCGTTTTCGAGCTTCTCCGACTACCTGGACAAGATCGAGCTGCTCGCCTGTAACAAGCGCATCACGGAGTCCCTGATCAAGGCGGGTGCGTTCGACTCGCTGGGCCACCCGCGCAAGGGGCTGATGCTCGTGCAGGAGGACGCGGTTGATTCGGTGCTGACCACCAAGAGGGCCGCGGACAAGGGCCAGTTCGACCTGTTCGCCAGCTTCGCGGGCGAGGGCGGCGCGGAGCAGGCCGTGTTCACCATCGACGTGCCTGACGACGAGTGGGACCGGAAGCACACCCTGGCGCTCGAGCGGGAGATGCTCGGGCTCTACGTCTCGGGCCACCCGCTCGACGGTTACGAGGAGGCCATCGATGCGCAGACGGACACGCAGCTCACGGACATTTTGTCGGGCGAGCTGCGCAACGGCGCCGAAATCACCATCGGCGGTCTAATCTCGAGCGTCGACCGCAGGTTCTCTAAGAAGGACGGCTCGCCCTGGGCGATTGTCACCATCGAGGATCACCACGGTGCCCAGGTCGATGTGCTGTTGTTCAACAAGGTCTACTCGTTGGTTGCCCCGCAGATCGTCGAAGACAACATTGTCCTAGTCAAGGCGCACGTGACCATCCGCGACGAGCGGATGAGCCTGTTTGGCGACGACGTCAAGGTGCCTGAGCTTGGCCCGGGCAACGGCGCCGGCCTACCGCTGCGCCTGACCATGCGCACGGAGCAGTGCACCCTGGATAACATCCGCAAGCTCAAGCACGTCCTGTCGACCAACCCGGGCGATTCCGACGTCTACCTCAACCTCGTCCACGGCGACCAGTCGCAGCTGATGGTTCTCGGCGACCACTTGCGCGTGGAGCGCTCGGCCAGCCTGATGGGCGACCTCAAGGCCAACCTCGGCGCGGGGATTGTGGGTTAGCTGCTTATCGACGCCCTCACTCGCGCCCCGGAAGCCTCCGCGCTGACGCCGCCTAGCCCAGCGGGTTGGGCAGGATTCCCGCCATCACGGCGCCGGCGAGAGCCGCGATCGCACCGAGCAGTGCGGTGAGGATGCCAGCGACCAGGCCGAACGAGCTCAACGAGCTCGACGAACCGGGCGAGGTTTCACCCGCGGCGGGCGGGGCGATGAGCGAATCCACCTGGTAGACGGTGGTGGTGCCGGAGACTTCGTTGCCCACCGCGAGCAGGTTCTTGCCGTTGGGGGAGTCGCTCGCCGGGATGAAGGTCAGCCCCTCCGGGCCGAGGTCGCCGGCGTTGGTCGCGAAGTCGCGGTTGTTGAGGTAGGTCTGGTACTTCGCGTTGTAGGGATCGGTGATGTCGTAGACCATGACACCGCCGACGCGCTCGAAGCCGATGAAGGCGTAGGTGCGGCCGTCGATCGTGCCCAGGGTGACGCCCTCGGGCTCGGGGCCCTTATCATCGGAACGTGCGTCGAACTCGGCCTTCGTGTGGTTCGAGTTGAAGTAGTCGGGGAGCACTCGCGCGGTGATGCGCTCAAAGTCCTCGCCGGAATCGAACACGGGGGTGCCGTCGGCGGAGAAGATGGAGAAGCTGCGGCCACCAAAAGCGTAGAGCTCGTCGTAGCAGCCGCTCTCGTCGTTCAGGCCAAAGGCGGTGCTCATGTTGAGGCGTCCGGCGCCGGCATCGGAGCGCATCGCGGCAACCTCTTCAGGCGACAGGCCGCCGATGTTGTCGCAGACCGGGGCAATGCCCTTTTTGCCGAAGTCCTTCAGGCGCTCTTCTTCGGAGTAGGCGTCCCAGTCGCGGGAGTCGCCTTCGTTTGCGGTGACGATGTAGGTCTCGCCCGCTGACGAGTACGACGCGATGGCATCCGGCTGGAGGATGCCCTTGATGGGCCAATTCCATAAATTGATGCGATCGTCTTTGTCGCTGGCGTCGAACGCCACGGTTGTGCGGTCCTGGTATCCGAGGGGGAAGATGTGCTTCACGGAGGCGGATGCGATGTCGACGACCGCAATGGCGTTGTTCTCCTGGAGCGAGACGTATGCCGTGCCGCCGGAGACGGTGATGTATTCCGGCTCGAGGTTCTGCGCGACGGTGGCGGAGTCGCCGACTTGGCCGAAGACATGGACACCGTCCGGCAGCGCGCCGGGGGTGTTGAAGGCAGAAAAGTCCGCGGTGCGCACATCCTCTTGCTCGGATGCATCGACGCCGCTGCGCAGCGCGATAACGGACAC
Above is a window of Corynebacterium sanguinis DNA encoding:
- the dnaE gene encoding DNA polymerase III subunit alpha → MAKNSSFVHLHNHTEFSMLDGMAKVDLLADEVIRQGMPAVGMTDHGNMFGSNAFYRRMVESGVKPIIGIEAYMAPESRFNKKRVLWGTPDQKRDDVSASGAYLHQTMLAENATGLRNLFKLSTLASYEGQLGKWPRMDAELIAEHADGIIATTGCPSGDVQTRLRLGQFDAALEAAAMWQDIYGKDNYFLELMDHGLHIERRVRDDLLKIGEILELPPLVTNDCHYVLESQAPAHEAMLCVQTGKTMMDQDRFKFDGTGYYIKSAAQMRELWDSTVPDGCDNTLWIAERVGDYSELWEEHPHDRMPVADVPEGETPTSWLRKEVMRGLEERFPGQEVPQEYIDRANYEVDVIDMKGYPSYFLIVAEIIKHAREIGIRVGPGRGSAAGALVAYALTITNIDPIEHGLLFERFLNPERPSAPDIDIDFDDRRRGEMITYAAERWGEDKIAQVITFGTVKTKQAIKDAAKVWFGQPGFQMADRINGALPPAIMAKDIPLVGITDPEHERYPEAAEVRSLIETDPDVAKIYETARGLEGVVRQAGVHACAVIMSRVPLMDHIPMWKRPADGALITGWDYPACEAIGLLKMDFLGLRNLTVIGDAMANIEKNRGETIDLETLDIDDPAVYELLSRGDTLGVFQLDSVGMQELLKRMKPTGFNDIVASLALYRPGPMGVRAHEAYADRKNGRKPITPIHPELEEPLREILDETYGLIVYQEQIMRISQKVANYTAGEADGFRKAMGKKKPEVLAKEYTKFSEGMFSNGFSKDAVDALWGTIEPFASYAFNKSHAAGYALVSYWTAYLKANYTAEYMAALLTSVGDKKDKSAIYLADCRHLGISVLQPDINESEENFVAVGSDIRYGLAAVRNVGVEVVESIKETRRTKGAFSSFSDYLDKIELLACNKRITESLIKAGAFDSLGHPRKGLMLVQEDAVDSVLTTKRAADKGQFDLFASFAGEGGAEQAVFTIDVPDDEWDRKHTLALEREMLGLYVSGHPLDGYEEAIDAQTDTQLTDILSGELRNGAEITIGGLISSVDRRFSKKDGSPWAIVTIEDHHGAQVDVLLFNKVYSLVAPQIVEDNIVLVKAHVTIRDERMSLFGDDVKVPELGPGNGAGLPLRLTMRTEQCTLDNIRKLKHVLSTNPGDSDVYLNLVHGDQSQLMVLGDHLRVERSASLMGDLKANLGAGIVG
- a CDS encoding choice-of-anchor I family protein, whose translation is MSIPRPAALGAAATALASAFALATPAHAAIVTDPVHDSAPDATVSIKPIGSYDTKVFDKSAAEIVAYHAASKRLLTVNANAGVIDVLDVNNPANPTRIGSVSGGEGTTINSVAVRADGLAVATVEPATKTEEGELIFFNAGASELASEPLGRVTVGALPDMVTLTADGSYALVANEGEPASDYSVDPEGSVSVIALRSGVDASEQEDVRTADFSAFNTPGALPDGVHVFGQVGDSATVAQNLEPEYITVSGGTAYVSLQENNAIAVVDIASASVKHIFPLGYQDRTTVAFDASDKDDRINLWNWPIKGILQPDAIASYSSAGETYIVTANEGDSRDWDAYSEEERLKDFGKKGIAPVCDNIGGLSPEEVAAMRSDAGAGRLNMSTAFGLNDESGCYDELYAFGGRSFSIFSADGTPVFDSGEDFERITARVLPDYFNSNHTKAEFDARSDDKGPEPEGVTLGTIDGRTYAFIGFERVGGVMVYDITDPYNAKYQTYLNNRDFATNAGDLGPEGLTFIPASDSPNGKNLLAVGNEVSGTTTVYQVDSLIAPPAAGETSPGSSSSLSSFGLVAGILTALLGAIAALAGAVMAGILPNPLG